One Pangasianodon hypophthalmus isolate fPanHyp1 chromosome 7, fPanHyp1.pri, whole genome shotgun sequence genomic window, TCTCGCCTGAGAAAGTGTGTCAAAGGCTCAGAATAGTACAGTgacagagaagaggaaagaaattGATTTCCTCTCACTTTCTTGCCCCCCGGCGAGCAGGTGTCAGGCGGGGGAGTGCTGGTGATATTGAGCGGGCTGGAACCACAGCTAGACGGAGACGAGCCTCGAATCCTGGAGAAGAGAAACGAGAGATGAGTCAGAGAGCGAgtgggagaggagaggaaaggagagaaggTTGGGAAACAGAGATTTTGTTAGATGAATCCCGAAAGTCTGCTCTCACCTCTGGATCTCCATCACCTCTTCAGCGATCATGCGGCCGATTTTGCCCGCTCCGGCTCGCGTGCCTCCCGGGATGCCCGGGACCGTCTGGAGAGCCCGTTTCCCTCCGCCTGCCAAAACACTTCATCTAAGCACACGGCCAAAATATCACGTTTTCTGGTGCAGGTTAATACTCTGCCAGTGTTCCAGGCAGTAAATAACTTCATAAACCCACGTTTAATGGAAATAGATACAGTGACTCATGAGTTTAGATGTGAAACTCCCAATGTAgccacagacagagacagacagacagcaaacCGTCCAAATCTTGTCTCTTCTGCTTGTGTAGAAGCTGCAACATTCAccatttctttcactttatGGACTTCGCTGTTACttctgtgtatgtttttatatcctagtggggaccaaatgtcagCACATGGGATagcaatgtgttttatttggctggtccccatgaagaaatttccttttttacattttaaaaaaactaaacatgCCAAACTTTGCCTTGGTTTTGGATACTTTTAACTTTTAGGTTAagtttagggttagatttagttACAATATTAATtgtgtcagtggaaggtcctcacaggGAAAGTAAGAGAAGTAAGGCGTCGTTAGTGCCTCCTTCACATAAGCTTTCTAGGCAGTTATGTTTATCTGAGTTTCATGTTTATTGTTGCTTTGAGAAACACGGCGGAAAAATCTGTCGCTCCGTCTGAGGAGTATGTTTACTAAAATCAATCACCTGCCGTGTTTGTAGACTGCTTGAAAAACTTTAGCAGTATTGTTTAGTCTATTTATCAGTCACTaaagcactttcctccgagtcTTTATCCGCCCTGTGATGTAgcctgagcagcagtttgatgTCGTGCCTGGCTTCATGTGCATCCGTGGTTTGTACGTAGCTGTCGCATCACTACCGGCGAacgctagctagtgggtgggaatgggCAAAACTGCCAAACTGGGAgaaaacggatttaaaaaaatagtctaACTAGCCATAACACCACCTCATAGCTTATTTGAACAAACTTACTAGCCCCAAAGATTAACTTTTTAGTTGGTCTTCGTTAGCTAGCTGTGTTATTTAGCAAACAATTTTCTAGACGTGTCCTGTTCCAGAAAGATTGCTGCCGCTAGTTCAGTATCCAGCCTTGGGTAGGCAGATAAGTTAGTGGGCTCGagagtgaataaataaacaaataaacaaataagacTGTACCACTTCTGTGCTCCATTTGATTTTTCACGCCTAAAGAATTTTAGCTTCGAATCACCCGTAGTAAATGATATAGTCATTTTAACCAGGGTTAGAGTTATAGCTTTAAACTGTGTATAAGAATGACATCAGATTTAAAGTGAGTGAGCTGGCGTGAGTGATCTGACCGTCTCCGGATGTCAGCACACTGTCCATGCTCTGAGGCGAGGAAGCTGATTGAGGATAGCTGGAGTCTGTTCCTTCCAGCACGCTCCCTCTGTGAAAGAGCAGAAGATGCATTTATAACATGCGCTTCACCAAGTTTACAGATTATTACATACCCTTCATTGTACCtgtccactctctctctctctctctctctctctgacctgTCCGTCAACGGAAAAGACTTTCCAATGAGCATCATTTGGGTGgtgtttcattcattctcatGATAACTTGATAATATTCTGTCACATGATGCATTTAGAGTTATTTGGGTTATAATTTGGAGTATAATTGGATTGTGAAAATGAACATGTATTACTGGTTAATATTTTCCCTCTGTCCTCACACGCAGGGTTAAACTGTCAACATCACTGTTTGTTCTCtacagaacattttgtgaaatttcAGAAGCCCTCAGACAAAAACGCATGGAATACGTGTACAATAGTAGCTTTTCCATCACTGTTTGATCACTCCTTCATCGTAGACTCATGTCGCTTTCCTGCTGATCAGCACTAGAATCAGGAacatgtgtttgttttcctATTTCATCGTTCCTATTATCAGTCTCTATCATATCTGTTACATGATATCTGCTGTAATACATAGTAAACAATCAACAATCATCACAAAACAGTAGCGCAAAGCTATAATTAGCTGTTTTAACAAACATTAGGTTCAGTTTTATGTTTtgtcaggtttgtttttgtttcacaaaatagtagcaagctgaaaaaaaagacaaaataaaacttttctttGCTGATTCGATAAtgtcaggtttatattatacatatatttttttcagatagtctataagaacgcctttgacaaaagaagattGTACTGAAATCAGTCTCATCGtcggatcgggaagctgtcgcaaggttgcgatggacattaacaggaaacatggcgagcacatcacacacgacgcTATAGCAAACCGGGAGCCAAGGCTGGGAGACACGACTCCGTgtgagtgtttacacagaaatggcaatcatgtagaggacgttttgtaaataaagttatattttgctaaaaagggTTAATTGCTCCTATGTATGGAGaattttgggacactctgtagtGTTAAATCTATGAATGTAAGGTCCAGGGCAGGCACCGCCGCAGACCAAATTTTGATCGAGGGAAATCGCTGGATGTTTGATGTAACATTCTAGAAAAGGAAGAGGTTTGTCTTGAAGTGAACTGTCTATGATACAGTCATTAGGGGCGTGAATCAAAAAAGGGTTAAAGCTACTCTCTTTATCGTGTATAGTGTGTTAATTTTCCCGTCTTCTAGCAGTGATTCTGTGGTGTTTAAAAACACCTACATCGCCACCACAAACTGATCTACTCTTTTCTGTGCTGAGAATAAATCACCACCCAAATATCATGTGCTCACTGATGTACAGGTTAGAGGGGGGCCAATACTTTGTAGCCCAACTGTTTCTATGCACAGTCAGTAATTATACACCTCCAGTGTGACCTATAGTTTAGGTGCCGCTGATAAAACGGCCATTTGAGTCTAAGGGAAAGAGAAGAGCAGGAAGTGGGATCTTACGAGACGACGGTGTTGGTGGAGACGATGTACTCCACCTCTTTGGTCCAGGGGTTCATGAAACTGAACCAGCGGCTTCGCAGAGTGATGAAGGACCCGTCTTTGATCTTAAACTTGTAACAGTTTGTGGTGATCTTTTCTCTCATCTGCAGAACTGAGAACAAGCCAGAGTTACCACCTTCCTGCACTTTAAATCCTCTAGAGCCCAAAACAATTCCGCGTCATAACGTTAACGTCGGAGAACAAAGACGGAATTGAACCTTGTCTGTGGCATTCAGCGAGATGTCCGATGTCATCCTGATGGAAATACTCGTAGAAGGACGTTCCCAGTAGCTCCTGAGGTAAATACGCTAGAATGGCCGTTGCTCTGAAAGGAAATGAACAACACCGTAGTATTTAATGCCTAAGAATCAATACACCTTAAAGGAGCGATATGTAAACAATCTGGCAGTCCATTAAAAATCCAATAAAACCATCAGCTTTTAGAAGTATCACACACTTAAACGGAAAAATCCACCCTCAACGAcctgcatattaatctttaatattaACTCCTGATCTTCAATcacatccaagatttatttaaaatgtagttttttcaGTGTAAACGTCTTTCATCGACATGTTAGTCTTCAGTTTCCTACATTATGGTTTCCTACACTGCTGTTAGCCCTTGTTTCATCTccacctaaagagagcgatgcagcggcgctttaatcctttagtctAATACCAGCGTCAGCGTTGGCGTCAGCGTTGGCGTCAGCGTCATCATCGTCTCATCGATCGCTAACTAGTCGAGacgagtctctgctgtaacactGCTGCATTGCATCCTGGGACTCCGAGTCAAGCATTCGCACCAACGTCTCGACTACTTCTACTCATTAATGATATCGCACGTGGAAAATAGTGAgcgagaaaagaagctcttgctcttttgtttttcagagctAACAGTGAGACCCTTGGTGTTTGAGATGGTTGAAATCCTTTTCTTCTATTAAACATCACTGTAACTGTtagcaataacaacaacaatgtcCTCCTGTGACGTCAGAGAGCAAGACAAGCGGTAGCttttcacaggaataacaaaaatacaacaaatagcaccagaatcactgaacacatcacagatatttcattaaaaccgtatttaacatgtttcagggtggaggttCTCTTTATTCTCAGCTCCGCTGATCCACTTAAtcttgttttaataaaatattgtaaacaaaaatgAAGCTGAAGCCCCCTAAATAGAGTCAGGGACGTCTTATAATCTAATCTATAGATTTTATACAGTGGCAGTGAAAGAGACGGGGTCTGGCTCTCACCTCTGGTCGACGAAGACAAACTTGCCGTCGATGGCGTGGCGGGAGACGTACTCAGTGGGTTTGACGCGGATGTCCCCGTTCACCGGCTGAAGGACGATGTGGGGGTGCAGACGGCCGATGGCCACCAGGCAGCTCAGGTTGCAGCCCTCGTTATCAGGCTCGTTGTCCTCGTCCAGGCCCATCTTGGTAGGAGGCCAGCTCTTCAGGTAACCCGTGCTGTGGATGGTGCAGAAGCTCTTCCGGTCTGCTGTTAGGAGAAATCACACGTTTGTTAACTTCAATCAAATCTACTTTTCATTTGTGGTAAAGCTAGAAGAATATAAAATCTGATTTCTCTAACAGGAAACTACTGTATGTCCttggcttattattattaattttttttttaaatcctgttttTAACCACAGATATTAAACAATGTCAACGagagtaaatattaaataaataaataaataaataaataaataaatatcaggaGGATCTCCGAACACTGGAGCACTGATCTGTTTTACATGCAATACGCAACACACAGCATGTGAGCAACAAATATTTTCAGTACGCCAAAGACACCGGCGAAATTTCCAGTCTGCAACCAGAGATATTCTGAGATAGTCTtcgctgcagaaccaaaaggtCCAGGGGGCGGAGCTGGATCTGGACCTGATCCAGTTCCTCCGTATGAAGTCTAACCCGTAACCCTTAAGACACTGTACAACACGGAACCAACACACgtatccagcctgaaacacaccaaGACTCCACGCCCTGGACTTTTCGttcaaaaaagaaaggaaaaacacacagaacagctACCTTTCTTCTTGGAGCAAGTGGAGGGGAAGTCTTTGTCCTCCATTTTGACAGAAGGACGGTTGCACTTCATCCTGCAGAAGAAGGAGCGACGAGCTCCCGAGCAGAGCCTGGAGGGACCAGGAGTAATGTCCGTCTTTACTGGCAAGCCAGCTAGGgtcgagcgagagagagagagagtgagtgagtgggtgtatatgtgtgtgtgtgtgtgtgtgtgtgtgtgtgtgtgtgtgtgtgtgtgtgtgtgtgtgtgagagggagtgagagagagtgagagagacatggggagagacagagagaaagatagatagatgggggagatggagagagcgagagagacagtgtgtgtgtgtgtgagagagcgagagagagagagagacagagagcgggacagagggacagagagagagagagagagagagagagagagagagagagagagagagagagagagagaccaagagaaagagagagagagagagagaatgtgtgatggagagagagagagagacagagacagagagacagacagagggacagagagagatggagaaagggaccgagggagcaagagagagagagagagagagagagagagagagagagaaagagagggacacATCAATCAAAACTGacagcttttaatttttttcccccctaacaTTCTGACTTTGTGTGTGAACAGAGCTGATGAAGGTTTAAATCATACTTTTGGCATCGATGAGTCGTTCTCTTGGCGCCGTATCGGAGGACGACAGCTGCTCCTTCACTTTGGCGATGTCCTTCGGATGCAGGTAGTCGAACAggctctgaccaatcaggtcgtTCTGCAGAAACGAAACAGTGAACGATTCGATGCTGTGTAAACgggtaaaaataaaacctgtttattaaGAAAACGTACCTGGCTGTAGTTGAGAATTTTATACACGGACTCTGAGACAAACAGGATTTTGCCGCGATCACATCCCACAACGAACAGGAAGCCATCAGCAGCCTGTGGAGGAGAAAACTCacaactcaaaaaaaaattttttttaaaatgattcaatACATGAGTATATTTTAGGAAATTTCCGAAAACTTACTCTCAATATCAAATGCTTCAGTTCGTCGTCGGATAAAAACGCTGGCTTGTAGTTCGCTTCTGTGTACGGGTTTGTAGCTCCTGAGACGTGAAAAAGAAGCTGCAGGTTAACGCGAATCAAGACGTACAGCGCACGTGTCGTGGTTTCAAGTGGACAGAAAGCGGTCGTTATTACCTCGTAACGTCTTCATGTGTTGCACGGCCATGCGCAGGACCGTCAGCTTGTCCAGCTTGCGAGACATGGCGTTGCACGTAGGCACTAACGATGCCAGTTCATCTATAAAACTGTTCATCTTATCTCTGCGCCTCTTCTCAATCTGACTGTGGGCTTCCCTGGAACAGAGCATTGCTTCTTTCAAAATGAAACTaaaattaactaaattaataaaattctcTTTGAGAACATGCCTACAGTGCCGTcacaattttgatttatttttttaaattatctcaATAAAAATTGCAGTCTCTCATGTACATTTTTgtcgtttttgtttttatggttAATAAATATTCCACAATCCTGAATAATTTTTACAGGTTTTTGTGGAGTGAGCTCTCGTTTTCAGTCCCGTGGCGTTCTTACCTTGCGTTTTTTATCCGGCCCTGCTGGTCTTCTCTGAAATCAGAGCAACATTTTCatgtaaactttttttatttattttatttaaaaaacaaaaaaaatgttacattaagCGGAGAATGGTTTAGGACTCACCTTCCTAGTTGTTTATCCTTATCCGTGTCCATACTATCACTGGTGATTAAAAAGCACAGAGATCAATTAAGTTTTTTTGAAGGTAACAACTGAGGGTTAAATGTACACTTTATCTGAAAAAGGACAGGAAGACAGGATTATACGTACTCGAACGAAAAGCCATCGATTCTGGAAAAACAAagaccaaaaagaaaaagaaccgGGTTAATGAAATGTAATGGAAATATTAGCTACACTGAAATGCAGCTTAATAATCTGACTATTTAAAGCAGCACAAGCAGAATTAAAAACCCTTTTCACCAGCTCATGCTGCAAGACACACTCAGacgaaagcgctatctgccctcttccgcatacatcaGCTCACAGACATTGGCTAGTGTAGCTTGTTTGTGATTCACAAGGGAGAAAGAGATATTTGATCGCCTAAGATGTTACGCAGCAATCAAGCGAAAACATTggataccaaaaaaaaaacctctctgtAATTACCACTTTATATCGAGaaagttagctggctagttacaCTGGCTATGTGTGATAACGTTAGCTAGGTGGCTATAGCTACATACACTGTGGCTACACGACACGGTTAACGGACCAGGTTTAGCTCGCAAGTAACATCACCACAAGCTACTTCTCCTATTTATAGAGAGATGTTTTGGAACTTTCTGCCGCTGCATGTCACGTGACTGAAACAGGTCAATCACTTAAatcagtaatatttatataatatttaaaagcatGATGATGAGGGACAAATTCTCCTTCTCGCCTATTGAGTGGAAGTAAGAAGACAGAGAGCTAACGTTCTGCTCGTTACAGTCTGACAGATCTCTCAAGCTTTTTCACACGCTGCTCACGTGCAAATAAGTTTGGTTTGGAGTTTCGCTATTGGGGAAACGTGCctattgtactgtatatgcagtATGTACATGGTTAATTCAGAATCAACgaacacctgtgtgtgtgtgtgtgtgtgtgtgtgtgtgcgctcactGGTAGTCCGTGGCACTGCCCTTCCTCTTGCGTGTGTAGTCCATGCCAGGCGTGCCTACAGAACTACTGATCAGCTCTGTGGAACTGGGAGACATGAAGTCGTTTATCGTGGAGGAGATATCCATTCTTTGGTCCGCCATTAGatcatctgagagagagagagagagagagagagagagagagagagagagagaggagagaggagagagagagagagagagagagagagagagagagagagagagagagagagagagagagaggcacaaaTTGCTTTGTTTACACATAAAAATATGCCTGCAAACAGCgattaagggggccaagcactttttGGCCCCACCCCTCAGTGAAGGAGGAAGACCATCAAGCACTTGTTCCCATTTGAAggtaacattttcttttacatgtgaTTCTCCATTTTAATGGAAATAGTTGCAGAAAATGACGATCTTAAACTGAGCACAcactatttttttgtaaaaaattaatcactGGTGTATTAACAGTACACTATAATGTAAGGAAATTGACTGTGGGGTGTTTAACTTGCGTCAGAAATAAAGTCATGGCTGTAACATGAGCTGAACGCACTCACCACATGAACCCTGGCGCTCGATTTCCAACAAAGCCGGCAGCAGCGTACTGgaatcagaaagaaaaatattaaagtttaatatttattagttatAAGGGTCCTcagtgctctcactgccacGGCCAGGGTTCagttcctggccagggaaccagctccagccactggggttacaCACGGCAATGCGCTCCCACTCCCGGTCccaacccctaacaggagcagccaaaagaagaacaacaacaactacttaTCAGTTATAACACAATCACACTGATCTAATTACCCATCAATCCACCAATTATTTATATAGATGATACATTTCATCCAATTCACCCATCTATCTGCTGATCCACATTTCTAGCTCCACCCATCTGTTTCCCCAGCTATCTA contains:
- the bmal1a gene encoding basic helix-loop-helix ARNT like 1a; protein product: MADQRMDISSTINDFMSPSSTELISSSVGTPGMDYTRKRKGSATDYQIDGFSFDDSMDTDKDKQLGREDQQGRIKNAREAHSQIEKRRRDKMNSFIDELASLVPTCNAMSRKLDKLTVLRMAVQHMKTLRGATNPYTEANYKPAFLSDDELKHLILRAADGFLFVVGCDRGKILFVSESVYKILNYSQNDLIGQSLFDYLHPKDIAKVKEQLSSSDTAPRERLIDAKTGLPVKTDITPGPSRLCSGARRSFFCRMKCNRPSVKMEDKDFPSTCSKKKADRKSFCTIHSTGYLKSWPPTKMGLDEDNEPDNEGCNLSCLVAIGRLHPHIVLQPVNGDIRVKPTEYVSRHAIDGKFVFVDQRATAILAYLPQELLGTSFYEYFHQDDIGHLAECHRQVLQMREKITTNCYKFKIKDGSFITLRSRWFSFMNPWTKEVEYIVSTNTVVSGSVLEGTDSSYPQSASSPQSMDSVLTSGDGGGKRALQTVPGIPGGTRAGAGKIGRMIAEEVMEIQRIRGSSPSSCGSSPLNITSTPPPDTCSPGGKKIQNGGTPDLPSSGFVPGPDSIGYPYSNNSIMSDNSHLSIDIMDEPGSSSPSNDEAAMAVIMSLLEADAGLGGPVDFSDLPWPL